Genomic window (Cryptococcus neoformans var. grubii H99 chromosome 9, complete sequence):
TTGTGAtagaaatggaaggaagaacgGCATTGTTTGAGATATAATAGGCTGAGCGCCTGCAACAGTTTCTTCCGAGAGTGTAACAGATTGGAGAAGTAATGGTGTAGAATATGAAGCTGGTAGTGTTGTCTtcgttctctttctcttgaaTATTCGCTTTATTCTTATGCACATCATCGTTATGGAAGATTACGAAGCAAGCAACGGGACGATGGTGTTGCAAGCCGCCACATGGCAAGCAGCAGATGAGATGGGACGGCCGGATTAATATACAAACCGAAGACAAATCGCGAAATCCGATCCCACTGTTATCCCTGAAGTAATAGGGGATTGGACCTCCTCGGGCTGAGATGCCCAAACTAAGTTTGACGGGACCAAAAATTACCGAAGGaggcaaaagaaaagatcaagGCTTAGAAAGGCCGGGGTTAATGTTCCCCGTTCCCCTGAGGGGTGCGCCGATCTTCTTAGCCGGTTCAAGTCTTTGTTGGGCATTGGTTCACAGGCATTTCAGTATCTGATACATCCCTTGTCACCTAGGGGTTACATCGCCGAAGACTTGGCCATGAGAAATGTAGAATGTAGATCCTGTTATTCTTATATCTGTTTTAACTATAATAATCTCTTAGACTCATTGTTTTTTTTAGCATGTCCTCCGACAAATCAACGAGGCCAGCCAAGCCCGTTGAGATTCCCCGATCCgccccttcatcttccggcCTCAGCTTCCGTgcattcttccctctcttcgGCCTTTTGGTAGTCTTGATCTATCAGAACTACCCCGGCATCTCGTCTACTATCATAACAAGGCTGTCCGGGAACGCTTCTCTTGCTGATCGTCCTGCTCCCGGGCAACTTGCCATCGTTGAGCAGGATGTTCATTTGCCCGACTCCGCTAGGTGTCCTATTCAACCCGAACCGTTAAATGTGGGCGAGGACTGGAATCCTCTTGAAGATTCTGTCTACTCCAATTTGGCTGCCAAGCGACTATCCAAGGCTGTTCAGATAGACACCGTTGCCTACGATGACATGCCGATGGACACTACCGACCCTGCGTTTGACAAGCACTTCGTCTTTGCACGCTTCATTGAGCACGAGTATCCCAAGCTTATCTCAGATCTCAAGCACGAGGTTATCAACAACCATGGACATCTGTTTACATGGGAAGGTTCCAACCCCAATTTAAAACCTATCATGCTTATGGCGCATATCGATACTGTACCTGTGCCTCCCGAGACACTTGGTCAATGGAAGTACCTGCCTTTTGAAGGGGCTATCACCCAAGATGGAACGCCTGATACCCCTGGTACTTGGATATGGGGACGAGGGTCTTCGGACTGCAAAAACTCTTTGTTGGGGATCTATGGCGCCGTGGAACGTCTTATCTCCGAGGGCTACAAGCCTGAACGCACAGTGATCATTTCCAATGGCttcgatgaagaagtgagCATACATTTCTATACGGAAGCCTCAATAGCTAATGTTATCGGCAGGTTGGCGGAGCGCGAGGAGCTGCGGCCATTGCAAAGGTCTTAGAAGAACGTTACGGCAAACACGGTGTTGCTTTTTTGGTCGATGAAGGTGTCACCGGTATCCTGGAATATTACGGCGCATCAGTGGCGTTGTTTGGCATGGCCGAAAAAGGTTCAGTCAATGTCAAGGTCAAGATAGAGTCCCTTGGTGGTCATTCGAGTGTTCCCCCTCGCCACACTGGCAGTGAGTTCTACACAATATCCACCTTTTTTCCATTTGCTAGCGCTGACATCGGCTAACTGTCTGTAGTTGGTGTCATCTCCCGGATCCTTACCAAACTCGAAGACAACCCTTTCCCACCTATCCTTACTCCCGAGACCCCTTTCTTCAAGTTCCTCGCTTGCATGTCAGAGTATGCACCTCTTGTACCAGAGTTCATCAAGACCAAGATCAAGCACCCCAAAGAGTGGTCGATGCTCGCTCATGGCCTTGCGGCTCGGAACAGGATTCTCAACAGCTTCTTGGCTACAACCCAGGCCATCGATCTGATCTCCGGAGGTGTAAAATACAATGCTCTGCCCGAATATACTGAAGGTAAGTATCCCATCATTTGACATATTCGCCGAGTTGACGTAACGGTCGTAGCTACCATTAACCACCGAATCGCATTCACGTCATCTATCAATGAAACTCTTCAACACATTGTTGACCTCATTGTCCCTGTCGCCCAATCCCTCAATTTTACTATCTCCCCCTTTGACGGCTCGCCCAAGACGTCAGATTTCCACATCAGCCTCGAAGCGCCTTATAGCCTGGAACCGGCACCAATCACTCCCTCTGATTCAAAAAGTTTTGAGTTGATGGCTGGAACGACAAAGCATGTTTTTGGAAAGGAAACCATTGTTAGCCCTTCGGGCATGTTCGGTAAGTAGAGACCTTCCGTTGTGGAGTGTAACCTGTATGATAACATTTATTCCAGCCAATACCGATACCAAACGGATGTGGAATGTGACCAAGAACATTTACAGGTTTAGTCCTGCTTTGGTGACTGAGAGCGTCGGCATGCACACTGTAAACGAGGTCCGTCGATCAACTTCACCACTTTTGAACTATGTTGTGTAATGACTGACCCTGTTTTGCACAGCGGATCAGCCTTAATGCCCATCTCACTACGACGAGATTCTTCTACAAATTGATCCGAAACTCCGAAGGCTGGgtaaatgatgatgggtgaAGGGGCGGTGTAAGAGGTTTACGTGAAAACGCGAAACGAAGAAAGCGAATCGGATGAGCATATATACCGAGGGAGATTGTGAGAGTCTATGTTTCTATATACGGGGGAATTAACGATGTTTAATTTTTCACTTGCGTTTTACCATCTATCGAAATGACTGTCCAATGTGATAATTATTGCATTTGTACATCTTACAGGGTGATTGCCTACCAACCACAATACAGTAAAGCTTTGTTACACAGCCCAATTAAACAAGGTACCTGaaccccttcctcatcttcaaagcctcatcctcctgcTCAAAGTGCTCAAGCTTTTGCGTCTTGTCGGTGACATCCTCTCTAGCCTCCCAAGCAGCTTCACCAGCATCAAGCTTCTTGTTGAGGTTGACAAGGATCATTCGGAAAGTGAAGCAACCGACAATGCTGATACCGAACATGGCCAAGACGATACCGTAAGACTTGCGATAACCGTTCTCAGACAGGTTCCAGACGTAAGAACCGGCAATGTTACCGAGTTGAGAAAAGGCGTTGACCATAGCGATGGCAACAGCTCGCTTGGCaggaggacgagggaaggaagaagagatccAAGAGTAGCTGTAGGTTTCGTCAGCCATTGGAAATGTAGATGTTAAGCGAGGAGCACACATACAAAACAATGAAACCGGCATAGGCCTGGGCCTGCAAGAAAAGAGCAACGTATCGGCCAGCAGTGTTAAGGGTAGCCatactgatgatgaaaCCAACCATCCCGAaaaggatggggatggtgaTGTGCCAAAACTGAAAATACATGAGTCAGCTTTGATGAGCCGAAAAACATTGATAATTTTACAAACCTTCTCTTGGGTTCGGTCAGCGTGCCATGACACAGCGAATGAGACAAGAGTGGCGAAGACCCAAGGGGGGGCGCTGAAAATGAGTATAGGTCAGTAATGTATCAATGCAGCATGAAATTTCCTACTTTACCTCATGAGGAGAGTGGGAACGTAGCCGAAACCGAGAGTACCAGTTAAGGTAGGGAAGAAGGCGTTGAAAGAAAGACCGACGACGTAGGCAGTGAGAgtgatcatcatcaagtAAATCTTGACATCCTTGACAGCCATGATCAAACCAGCGAAGATACCATCGTTCTCGGAGTCTTGGTCGGCTTCACCCACATCTTCAAGGAGTCGGAGTTGAGCAACTTCGAGTTCCTCCTCAGTGAAGCCACGAGTGTTCGTGGGAAGATCGGGAAGGATCAAAGGACAAAGACAGGCAAAGAACATGGTGGCAGCACCTTCAACTGCGAACGGCGATTAGTGTAAGATAATTCACGTTCAGAGGCGCGTAACACTTACTGAAGAACATCCACCTCCAAGCGGCATGACCGAGAGTGCCTTCCATGTTACTCAAAACACCAGCAGCGACGAGGGAAGCGAAGGCGTTGGAAATGAGGTTACCACCAAAGAGAATAGCGTTTCGAAGGGTGAGTTCCTTTCGAGTGTACCACTGCAAATTCTGTCAGCTGTCTTTCCAATATTCGACAGCTGAGGGCAGACGAACCTTGGACAAGATAAGAAGAGCTCCAGGCAAGAAGGCAGCCTCAACGAAACCGAGCATGAATCGAGTGGCAACCATACCGCCAAAACTCGTGGTCACGCCGGAACAAGTGGAGATCATACCCCATAGGATCATGGCACCACCGATGTACCAACTAGGTCGGGAAATACGGTTCAtactggagaaggatgatgtcaGTTGCGAGATGCGAATCGATAATTCTGATCACTTACACCATGTTACTTGGAATTTGCATCAAGATATAACCGACGTAGAGCTGGAAACAACCGTCAGCACCCTTCCGGCTTCTGAACTCCCGCGTGACACACAATAGATAAACATGTAGAGTACTCGGTATCGGTCATGTTCAGATCACTTTGAAGACCTTTGAGACGAGCAGCACTGATGTTGTTTCTGTCGAGATAATCTTGACAATACGTCAGCGGATCGGCCCCTCAATCACGCGAG
Coding sequences:
- a CDS encoding vacuolar protein; the encoded protein is MSSDKSTRPAKPVEIPRSAPSSSGLSFRAFFPLFGLLVVLIYQNYPGISSTIITRLSGNASLADRPAPGQLAIVEQDVHLPDSARCPIQPEPLNVGEDWNPLEDSVYSNLAAKRLSKAVQIDTVAYDDMPMDTTDPAFDKHFVFARFIEHEYPKLISDLKHEVINNHGHLFTWEGSNPNLKPIMLMAHIDTVPVPPETLGQWKYLPFEGAITQDGTPDTPGTWIWGRGSSDCKNSLLGIYGAVERLISEGYKPERTVIISNGFDEEVGGARGAAAIAKVLEERYGKHGVAFLVDEGVTGILEYYGASVALFGMAEKGSVNVKVKIESLGGHSSVPPRHTGIGVISRILTKLEDNPFPPILTPETPFFKFLACMSEYAPLVPEFIKTKIKHPKEWSMLAHGLAARNRILNSFLATTQAIDLISGGVKYNALPEYTEATINHRIAFTSSINETLQHIVDLIVPVAQSLNFTISPFDGSPKTSDFHISLEAPYSLEPAPITPSDSKSFELMAGTTKHVFGKETIVSPSGMFANTDTKRMWNVTKNIYRFSPALVTESVGMHTVNERISLNAHLTTTRFFYKLIRNSEGWVNDDG
- a CDS encoding tartrate transporter, which codes for MGLRKAFPLVLFISLTNRLSLFTDNKMSAQDDQIKRTESVVSDVQKPGDTEAAEMDVERRKTIEKSLVRKLDLRCSLFILLYIMNYLDRNNISAARLKGLQSDLNMTDTEYSTCLSILYVGYILMQIPSNMVMNRISRPSWYIGGAMILWGMISTCSGVTTSFGGMVATRFMLGFVEAAFLPGALLILSKWYTRKELTLRNAILFGGNLISNAFASLVAAGVLSNMEGTLGHAAWRWMFFIEGAATMFFACLCPLILPDLPTNTRGFTEEELEVAQLRLLEDVGEADQDSENDGIFAGLIMAVKDVKIYLMMITLTAYVVGLSFNAFFPTLTGTLGFGYVPTLLMSAPPWVFATLVSFAVSWHADRTQEKFWHITIPILFGMVGFIISMATLNTAGRYVALFLQAQAYAGFIVFYSWISSSFPRPPAKRAVAIAMVNAFSQLGNIAGSYVWNLSENGYRKSYGIVLAMFGISIVGCFTFRMILVNLNKKLDAGEAAWEAREDVTDKTQKLEHFEQEDEALKMRKGFRYLV